One Natronomonas moolapensis 8.8.11 genomic region harbors:
- a CDS encoding DUF7344 domain-containing protein — MDQIPSIVEQYTDRPLSIVHHSLRASRRRVVVGLVAHRAFSHEELQLRSSHFEGSNGGAVVTVRQLAKEITAVEQNISIEHATGDKYHNTYTTLIQTHLPELDDVGAIAYDADRKEVAPAENLAILSMVAATTSPIVQALFHHAVAGTYSRETTSLRDSSGD; from the coding sequence ATGGATCAGATCCCATCCATTGTTGAACAGTATACAGACCGTCCCCTATCGATAGTCCATCACAGCTTGCGTGCGTCGCGACGTCGAGTCGTTGTCGGGCTTGTCGCGCATCGAGCGTTCTCACACGAAGAACTGCAGCTACGTAGCTCTCACTTCGAGGGTTCGAATGGAGGCGCTGTCGTTACCGTCCGTCAACTTGCGAAAGAGATCACTGCTGTTGAGCAGAACATCTCTATTGAGCACGCAACCGGCGATAAGTACCATAATACGTATACTACACTGATACAAACACATTTGCCTGAGTTAGATGATGTCGGAGCGATTGCGTACGACGCCGATCGGAAAGAAGTAGCCCCAGCTGAGAACCTCGCGATTTTATCAATGGTAGCTGCGACTACGTCACCGATTGTTCAGGCTCTCTTCCATCACGCGGTGGCAGGTACCTACAGTAGGGAGACGACGTCATTGCGAGACTCAAGCGGCGATTGA
- the carA gene encoding glutamine-hydrolyzing carbamoyl-phosphate synthase small subunit, producing the protein MTKAYVALEDGRTIEARSRAPGRTRGELVFTTAYTGYEESLTDPSYEEQILTFSYPLIGNYGVREERFESDRVHPRGVVARDLTEDVAEWLTAEGVPAVDELDTRDLVTGIREEGAMRCGIAAGPDTTAADAEAELGACKGMSEHTDIGSRVSIDEPTTYNPDGDGPRVALIDCGAKGSIASSLVERDAIVEKLPYDATVADVESVDPDLLFVSNGPGDPENFQAAAALVEEYVGDVPLAGICLGQQVIANALGGETEKMEFGHRGVNQPVRDLRSNQVVMTTQNHGYTVSEPGDLDVTQINVNDDTPEGLESDELEVITRQYHPEANPGPHDTLGFFDDVLGMTTTRTD; encoded by the coding sequence ATGACGAAGGCCTACGTGGCGCTCGAAGACGGCCGGACCATCGAAGCGCGCTCGCGCGCGCCCGGCCGCACCCGCGGCGAACTCGTCTTTACTACCGCCTACACCGGCTACGAGGAATCGCTCACCGACCCGAGTTACGAGGAACAGATCCTCACCTTCTCGTACCCGCTGATCGGTAACTACGGCGTCCGCGAGGAGCGCTTCGAGTCGGACCGGGTCCACCCCCGCGGCGTCGTCGCCCGGGACCTGACCGAAGACGTCGCCGAGTGGCTGACCGCGGAGGGCGTCCCCGCGGTGGACGAACTCGACACCCGAGACCTCGTCACCGGCATCCGCGAGGAAGGGGCGATGCGGTGTGGAATCGCGGCCGGTCCCGACACGACGGCCGCCGACGCCGAGGCCGAGCTCGGCGCCTGCAAGGGCATGAGCGAGCACACCGACATCGGCTCGCGGGTCTCCATCGACGAGCCGACCACGTACAACCCCGACGGGGACGGTCCCCGGGTCGCCCTGATCGACTGCGGCGCGAAGGGGTCGATCGCGAGTTCGCTCGTCGAGCGCGATGCGATCGTCGAGAAGCTCCCCTACGACGCGACCGTCGCGGACGTCGAGTCGGTCGATCCGGATTTGCTGTTCGTCTCGAACGGCCCCGGCGACCCGGAGAACTTCCAGGCGGCCGCGGCGCTCGTCGAGGAGTACGTCGGCGACGTTCCCCTGGCCGGGATCTGTCTCGGCCAACAGGTCATCGCGAACGCCCTTGGCGGCGAGACCGAAAAGATGGAGTTCGGCCACCGAGGGGTCAACCAGCCGGTGCGTGATCTCCGGTCGAACCAGGTCGTCATGACGACGCAGAACCACGGCTACACCGTCTCGGAGCCGGGCGATCTCGACGTGACACAGATCAACGTCAACGACGACACCCCCGAGGGCCTCGAGAGCGACGAACTGGAGGTCATCACCCGCCAGTACCACCCCGAGGCGAACCCCGGTCCCCACGACACGCTTGGCTTCTTCGACGACGTGCTCGGGATGACGACCACCCGAACGGACTGA
- a CDS encoding tyrosine-type recombinase/integrase, producing the protein MTPSILPDKNWLMDHVPARVSDLAQQSSFEEFEPSVENPDRFSVSCPFICAYLETRSGRQLTASSTTTYEQNLSQYAAFLQDREVHLLDADLTDVIEFVEHCVDQGNRRSTIESKLTTVRELYVFIRLRTAAAEALTIDPIELERIDLAEYNVPPPIEREALTQEELRKLFDAMNSYRNRLLAVVAVETGLRNSDLRNIRVSDVDFDSGEIHVHNPKNSVPYDVPISRDLRIELQIWCDQYRDGYAPRVDSQYLFPACNGAKLETNGGLNTIIRSAAERAGIQEVLATSEVPPGQGKHSEANNNVREWHRVTVHTLRHTCFTLMKEAGVPLPYRQLVANHRDPQTTQHYSHGRGQEFASIREQFDPPR; encoded by the coding sequence ATGACACCGAGCATATTGCCCGACAAGAATTGGCTGATGGATCACGTACCGGCTCGTGTTTCTGACCTGGCACAGCAGTCATCGTTCGAAGAGTTCGAGCCAAGTGTAGAGAACCCAGACCGATTCTCAGTCTCGTGCCCGTTCATTTGTGCGTACTTAGAAACACGCAGTGGACGGCAGCTCACCGCTAGCTCGACGACGACATACGAGCAGAATCTTAGTCAGTACGCAGCGTTCCTTCAAGATCGCGAAGTGCATCTACTCGATGCCGATCTCACTGATGTTATCGAGTTCGTTGAACACTGCGTAGATCAAGGGAACCGCCGGTCCACGATCGAGTCAAAACTAACGACGGTACGAGAACTGTACGTATTCATCCGGCTACGAACTGCTGCCGCTGAGGCGCTGACGATTGACCCGATCGAATTGGAGAGGATTGATCTAGCAGAGTATAACGTGCCGCCGCCTATTGAACGCGAGGCGCTCACTCAAGAAGAGCTGCGAAAACTGTTCGATGCGATGAATAGTTACCGGAACCGTCTACTGGCAGTTGTCGCTGTCGAAACCGGGCTGCGGAATTCTGATCTGCGGAATATTCGGGTAAGTGATGTGGACTTTGACTCGGGAGAGATCCACGTTCACAACCCCAAGAACTCGGTGCCGTACGATGTACCGATCAGCCGTGACCTTCGAATTGAGCTGCAAATATGGTGTGATCAGTACCGAGACGGGTACGCCCCAAGGGTAGACAGCCAGTACCTGTTTCCCGCGTGTAACGGAGCCAAGCTAGAAACAAACGGGGGGTTGAACACGATTATCAGGTCAGCAGCTGAGCGAGCAGGCATTCAGGAAGTGCTTGCAACATCCGAGGTGCCGCCAGGGCAAGGCAAGCACTCGGAGGCAAATAACAACGTAAGGGAGTGGCACCGTGTAACGGTGCATACCTTGCGGCATACGTGTTTCACACTGATGAAAGAAGCTGGCGTCCCGCTTCCGTATCGACAATTAGTGGCGAACCATCGTGATCCACAGACAACTCAACACTATTCGCACGGTCGCGGGCAAGAGTTCGCGTCGATTCGTGAACAGTTCGATCCGCCTCGATAG
- a CDS encoding methyl-accepting chemotaxis protein encodes MWALRVHNASIEAARADTGQESASGNSAGDGFTVVADEVKNLADETQEHAEEITEMIEQLRTETDEATGSIRTTRERVSRGAETVEAALEELDTIVGAVEDIDDGVSEIDSATSEQAETVQQTATTIEDAAGTSAEVESIADDVAGSIDSQRDVVERMREAFADFDRNAGDLTDELRTFDIDGPGTDPGDSEATAALTDGGNE; translated from the coding sequence ATGTGGGCACTGCGGGTACACAATGCCTCGATCGAGGCGGCGCGTGCCGATACTGGTCAAGAGAGCGCAAGCGGCAACAGCGCCGGCGACGGGTTCACCGTCGTCGCTGACGAGGTCAAAAACCTCGCCGACGAGACACAAGAACACGCCGAGGAAATCACCGAAATGATAGAACAGCTCCGTACGGAGACGGACGAAGCGACCGGCTCCATCCGAACGACTCGCGAGCGGGTCTCCCGCGGCGCCGAGACGGTCGAAGCAGCCCTCGAGGAGCTCGATACGATCGTCGGCGCCGTCGAGGACATCGACGATGGAGTCAGCGAAATAGACAGCGCCACCTCCGAACAGGCCGAAACCGTCCAACAGACCGCCACCACGATCGAGGACGCCGCCGGGACGAGCGCCGAGGTGGAATCGATCGCCGACGACGTCGCCGGATCGATCGATAGCCAGCGCGACGTCGTCGAGCGGATGCGTGAGGCGTTCGCGGACTTCGACCGGAACGCCGGCGATCTGACCGACGAGCTTCGGACGTTCGATATCGACGGTCCCGGCACCGACCCCGGAGACTCGGAGGCCACCGCCGCGCTCACGGACGGTGGTAACGAATGA
- a CDS encoding bacteriorhodopsin, producing MSAIGGPGVIPLTYAIVLVGLLVGVGISIALLNSEADSREGGFLWLAAIPAIAAVSYLLMALDIGVVSVDGNEVYLFRYIDWLLTTPLLVGYVAYVAGAPRKWILGVAAADAGMILVGTVATLLTGIATWIGFGVSALFHVVLLSILYLVLPTYVEAHPRRRRLFKVLQNHVGLLWIAYPAVWLLSPAGVGTVSTVGTAMIIAYLDVVAKTPYVYFVWRDRTAFVEDDGEFETVEDIDESTVVGAD from the coding sequence ATGAGCGCGATCGGTGGCCCCGGCGTGATACCTCTCACCTACGCGATCGTACTCGTCGGTCTCCTCGTCGGGGTCGGAATATCGATCGCGCTGTTGAACTCCGAGGCCGACAGCCGGGAGGGCGGGTTCCTGTGGCTGGCCGCTATCCCCGCTATCGCTGCCGTTTCGTATCTGCTGATGGCGCTGGATATCGGCGTCGTCTCGGTCGACGGCAACGAGGTGTATCTGTTCCGGTATATCGATTGGCTGTTAACCACGCCGCTCCTCGTCGGGTACGTGGCGTACGTCGCCGGAGCCCCGCGGAAGTGGATCCTCGGAGTTGCGGCCGCGGACGCGGGCATGATTCTCGTCGGGACGGTTGCGACGCTCCTCACTGGGATCGCCACTTGGATCGGGTTCGGGGTTTCGGCGCTGTTCCACGTCGTGTTGTTGAGTATCCTGTACCTGGTCTTGCCGACGTACGTGGAGGCACACCCGCGTCGCCGCCGGTTGTTCAAAGTGCTGCAAAACCACGTCGGCCTGCTGTGGATCGCCTATCCGGCCGTCTGGCTGCTCAGTCCCGCGGGGGTGGGAACGGTGTCGACGGTCGGCACCGCGATGATCATCGCGTATCTCGACGTGGTCGCCAAGACGCCGTACGTGTACTTTGTTTGGCGTGACCGGACGGCGTTTGTCGAGGACGACGGGGAGTTCGAAACCGTCGAGGACATCGACGAGTCGACCGTCGTCGGGGCCGACTGA
- a CDS encoding Lrp/AsnC family transcriptional regulator, with protein MDDLDRRILDILRRDSRTPYTEIADRVGTSEGTVRNRVEALLESGVIERFTVATRTGNVKAMVEIGVAVDVDTGAMSERMAEWTEVDFVWQVSGEEDVVVVADTTDTGTLNDLITRARELDDVVSTKTRLILDEKRG; from the coding sequence ATGGACGACCTCGATCGACGCATCCTCGATATCCTCCGTCGCGACTCCCGGACGCCTTACACGGAGATCGCGGACCGGGTCGGGACCTCCGAGGGGACCGTCCGAAACCGCGTCGAAGCGCTCCTGGAGTCGGGTGTCATAGAGCGCTTTACTGTCGCCACGCGGACGGGCAACGTCAAGGCGATGGTCGAGATCGGGGTCGCAGTCGACGTCGACACCGGGGCGATGTCCGAGCGGATGGCCGAGTGGACGGAAGTCGACTTCGTCTGGCAGGTCTCGGGCGAGGAAGACGTCGTTGTCGTCGCCGACACGACCGACACGGGAACGCTCAACGACCTGATCACCCGCGCGCGCGAACTCGACGACGTCGTCTCGACGAAGACCAGGCTTATTCTCGACGAGAAGCGCGGATGA
- a CDS encoding DUF6339 family protein, which produces MTTIHILTDSGQDLVKSHDSFPEEEDSQPPTEELENHLRTLEVDEATIDFNRLNEAVNSSMTVFDLGRRRQRTAMDSNLAPIVHQCIDVPPRVAAVPGMWHYLALLRYPEFITSRWSQDDDVQEKFLGTQKDLYSNHLARLWWGAQLTYDKDGDHYFATHRLFNKQRLVNYVLDSSFRRYRPAAIAFAEELWNESGKNITSIAKRFNNSLSTTQLEARSKDEIRGQLTKIRDHVENTG; this is translated from the coding sequence ATGACGACAATCCATATACTGACCGACTCGGGCCAGGACCTTGTGAAGTCCCACGATAGCTTTCCGGAGGAGGAAGACTCTCAACCACCTACGGAGGAACTGGAAAACCACCTCCGGACTCTTGAAGTGGACGAAGCCACGATTGATTTCAACCGGCTTAACGAGGCAGTTAATTCATCAATGACCGTTTTTGACTTGGGGCGACGGCGACAACGAACAGCGATGGACTCAAACCTCGCACCCATAGTACACCAGTGTATTGATGTACCACCGAGAGTCGCCGCAGTACCTGGAATGTGGCACTACCTGGCTCTCCTCCGATACCCAGAATTTATTACTTCCAGGTGGAGTCAAGATGACGATGTACAAGAGAAGTTCCTCGGGACTCAAAAGGACCTCTACTCCAATCACCTAGCTCGCCTCTGGTGGGGTGCCCAACTCACTTACGATAAGGATGGAGATCACTACTTTGCGACTCACCGACTATTCAACAAGCAACGGTTGGTGAACTACGTGCTAGACAGCTCATTCAGACGATATCGGCCAGCAGCGATCGCGTTTGCCGAAGAACTCTGGAATGAGAGTGGGAAAAATATTACCAGCATCGCCAAGAGATTCAATAACTCACTCTCAACGACACAACTTGAGGCACGCTCAAAAGATGAGATCCGGGGCCAGCTCACGAAGATTAGAGATCATGTTGAGAATACGGGCTAG
- a CDS encoding CRISPR-associated protein Cas4, producing the protein MTAEKETTVQAIRTGQPDATESDQDITQSILNSVSADAFDEWYQDRKFVENIRNGTAYFNGPSDIKPPDRQSPSSLLQCHRKKFYNELNAPAEEEDPRGIFWIGSRFEEEVALPFLREAVAGADEYVTNSLWVDFTVQTEAGEVQIRGETDPVIVDPDSKPKVLTEIKSKKSVADLEAPSSHHRAQAHAYMYGLSQEYDRQLTDALIIYGGRTNLNIQPFHITFDPVFWRQTVLDWAAEHTSYRLRDELPPADPEHDWECTFCSYRERCGKGSSEYEDIGASGFLPGVATYPRSEVTEYLDAHDGAKLTPTLAHHYPELATRYQVLDWHCVACSTAFAWDDPEWDGEPATPPLCTECKESGTPAPLRAPSPEQQASKRGGLDG; encoded by the coding sequence ATGACTGCTGAAAAAGAAACTACGGTTCAGGCGATACGTACAGGGCAACCGGATGCTACAGAGTCTGATCAAGATATAACACAAAGCATACTCAACTCGGTGTCCGCAGACGCGTTCGATGAATGGTATCAAGATCGAAAGTTTGTTGAAAATATACGTAATGGAACAGCTTATTTCAACGGGCCGAGTGACATCAAGCCCCCTGACCGTCAAAGCCCAAGCAGTCTGCTGCAGTGTCATCGGAAGAAATTCTATAATGAATTGAATGCACCAGCCGAGGAAGAGGACCCGAGGGGAATCTTTTGGATCGGATCACGTTTTGAGGAGGAGGTTGCTCTTCCGTTTCTGAGAGAGGCTGTGGCTGGAGCTGATGAGTACGTAACGAACTCGTTGTGGGTGGATTTCACGGTGCAGACAGAAGCCGGTGAGGTTCAAATCAGAGGAGAGACGGACCCGGTTATTGTCGACCCTGATTCGAAGCCGAAGGTACTCACCGAGATCAAGAGTAAGAAATCGGTTGCTGATCTTGAAGCACCGAGCAGCCATCATCGAGCACAGGCTCACGCGTACATGTACGGCCTGTCACAGGAGTATGATCGGCAGCTCACCGATGCCCTCATTATCTACGGTGGGCGGACGAATCTAAACATCCAGCCGTTCCATATCACGTTCGATCCAGTCTTTTGGCGGCAAACTGTTCTCGACTGGGCCGCCGAGCACACGAGCTATCGATTGCGTGATGAACTCCCACCAGCCGATCCAGAACACGACTGGGAATGCACGTTCTGTTCATATCGAGAGCGGTGTGGGAAGGGTAGCTCGGAGTACGAAGACATCGGCGCGTCTGGGTTTCTTCCAGGCGTTGCGACGTATCCTAGGTCGGAAGTCACGGAATACCTAGATGCGCATGATGGCGCAAAATTAACACCGACATTGGCACACCACTACCCTGAACTGGCGACCCGGTATCAGGTACTTGACTGGCACTGCGTCGCCTGCAGCACAGCATTTGCTTGGGATGACCCAGAGTGGGACGGTGAGCCAGCAACGCCACCCCTATGCACAGAGTGCAAGGAAAGTGGTACTCCAGCACCGCTTCGAGCGCCTTCCCCGGAACAGCAGGCCTCCAAGAGAGGTGGTCTCGATGGATAG